A stretch of Ranitomeya variabilis isolate aRanVar5 chromosome 3, aRanVar5.hap1, whole genome shotgun sequence DNA encodes these proteins:
- the MDH2 gene encoding malate dehydrogenase, mitochondrial, whose amino-acid sequence MFSRIVRPAASGLVRGLSTSAQNNARVAVLGASGGIGQPLSLLLKNSPLISNLSLYDIAHTPGVAADLSHIETRAKVTGYIGAEQLPESLKGADVVVIPAGVPRKPGMTRDDLFNTNASIVATLTEACAKTCPEAMICVIANPVNSTIPITSEMFKKHGVYNPNHIFGVTTLDIVRANTFVAELKGLDPARVNVPVVGGHAGKTIIPLISQCTPKVEFPQDQLETLTVRIQEAGTEVVKAKAGAGSATLSMAYAGARFVFSLLDAMNGKEGVIECSFVRSEETECTYFSTPLLLGKNGIEKNLGLGKLSAFEEKLVGDAMGELKGSIKKGEDFAKNFK is encoded by the exons ATGTTCTCCCGCATTGTAAGACCCGCCGCGTCCGGCCTCGTCCGGGGACTCTCCACCAGCGCACAG AACAATGCCCGAGTGGCCGTACTTGGTGCATCTGGAGGAATCGGGCAGCCACTTTCCCTTTTGCTGAAGAACAGTCCCTTGATTAGCAACCTGTCCCTATATGATATTGCCCACACACCCGGTGTTGCTGCAGACTTGAGCCACATTGAAACAAGAGCAAAGGTGACAG GATACATTGGCGCAGAGCAGCTACCAGAAAGCTTGAAAGGTGCTGATGTAGTAGTAATCCCTGCCGGTGTACCTAGAAAACCTG GGATGACCCGTGATGATCTTTTCAACACCAATGCATCTATTGTTGCCACTCTGACTGAAGCTTGTGCAAAAACTTGTCCGGAAGCCATGATCTGCGTCATTGCAAATCCC GTGAACTCAACAATTCCTATCACTTCTGAAATGTTTAAGAAACATGGTGTTTACAATCCTAACCATATTTTTGGTGTCACTACACTTGACATTGTAAGAGCCAACACCTTTGTCGCAGAGCTGAAG GGGCTGGATCCAGCTCGTGTCAATGTTCCTGTGGTTGGTGGACATGCTGGCAAAACAATTATTCCACTGATCTCTCAG TGCACGCCTAAAGTAGAATTTCCGCAAGACCAGTTGGAAACTCTTACTGTCAGAATTCAGGAAGCGGGCACAGAGGTGGTCAAGGCTAAAGCAGGAGCAG ggtctgCGACACTTTCCATGGCCTATGCTGGTGCACGTTTTGTCTTTTCTCTGCTAGATGCCATGAACGGGAAGGAAGGGGTCATTGAATGCTCATTTGTTAGATCTGAAGAAACAGAGTGCACATATTTCTCAACTCCTCTGCTGCTGGGG AAAAATGGCATTGAGAAGAACTTGGGCTTGGGGAAACTCTCAGCCTTTGAAGAGAAGCTGGTAGGAGATGCTATGGGAGAGCTGAAAGGTTCTATTAAAAAGGGAGAAGACTTTGCAAAGAACTTCAAGTAA